Below is a genomic region from Gillisia sp. Hel_I_86.
TCCTTCAAGATCTTCTTTTTTAAGCTCGTTATAAAACGGGTAATTATCTGCCGTACCTTCAAACAAATGGGCGGTAGGGATCATAATATCCCCTTTTCCTCCATCCAAAATTCCGGCTTTCCCCATTATAGAAACCGAATCTACATTTAAATGAATTTCCTTCTCTTCATATCTATAAGGCTTCAGCAGCTCATCCATCGTTTCATAAGCCTGTTCCCCAAAGGCGTAATCCATCACTACGATTACTGGTTTTTCCTCATTTTTCTTTGCACTGAATTTTGGACTTCTAAAACCATTTTTAATCTTAGCGGTATCAAATACCTGCACATCTATATTGGTGCCACTGGCATCCTCAATAAACTTCATTCCATTATCCAAAGCTACTTTCATCACCTTGTTTCTAAGCTGCCCATTCCCGCTATTGCTCAATTCTTCATAAACCTCCATAGGTTTCTTTTCCATTAATTCCTCTTTTAAAGCTATAGGAGAAAATAAGGTGTTCATAACACTGTGCATATTGGCACTAATTATATGGATAGGACGGTGCACCAAATTATTTTCCACCAAATATTGCTTGATAGCATCTGCCCAGATCTCACCGTGTATGTGATGCCCTAAACGCTCTCTAAGCACAGGGCTAAAGGTCACAATGCGTTTATTGTTGTTGATGGTCTCGTCTATTGCCAATTTCCCTAACCAATATATGATCTCTAGAAAACGCTCTTCATTCTCAGGGATCATAAATTTAGGGTACATAGTGGTAACCTCTTTAAAGGTTCTTCCCAGGATATTAGCTGTATGTGTAAGTGCTATTTCGCGCTCATTTTGAGTTAAACTAGGTTTTAAAACCGCCGCTTCCAGCTTCATCCAATCTCTTGTAACACTTCCTTCTTCATCTATAATTACGCGTCGCATAATTTTATGCGATTCTATGAACAAGAAAGTAAGGTGGGTAAGGATGTCATAGATTTCAGACCTGCCACGGGTTACTTCAATATTCATTTGCTCTTCATCTATCCTGTAGCAATTTCTTCTTCTTTTTGGAGGAACAATTGGCTTAAAATGAGAATTCGCATAGCCTTCATCGCTTGTTAGATTTATAAACCTACATTGTTCTATTCCAACAGGCAAGCGTTCAATTACATACAAAAGGCCGTCCAGTTCTACTTTTTCCTCTGCAATAGTTCCGTAAATCTCCGGTCTTAGGGTGAGCAAAGATTCCCTAAGGGTTTCTCCAGAAATTCCCATAGGCTTGTAAAATCCGCGGTTAAATAGATGGCGCATTGTTATATACATACGTTCTATCGCATTTGTGCTTTCTTGTGCCCGGGTTCTTCCCATCAATTTCAAATTCACCATATATTATTGCTTTATATTTTTTCCAAAACCTCTGCGATCTTTCTATCGTTGGAGAGTCTTGGTAATTTATTTTGTCCTCCCAATTTTCCAATAGATTTCATATACTGCTGAAATCCATTCTCGGGAATTTGTTTAATTTTTAATTGCTGAAGGATTTTTCCCTCTATCAAATCCAGATAATAAGAATTTTGCTCTTGCATAGATCGGTCCAAGATCTCTAAAAATTTCTGAAGGTCATGAGGTTCTTTTTCAAATTCTACAAACCATTCATGATAGGGCAATTGTTCTCCTTCCGGGGTAATTTGTGGAGCTACTGTAAATTCTGTGATCCTAGCCCCCGTTTGTTTGGTAGCTTCCTGCATTGCCTGCTCTACTTCCTTCGCAATAACATGTTCCCCAAATGCCGAAATAAAATGTTTGATCCTTCCAGAAACGATCACTTTATATGGTTTTACTGAGGTGAACTGCACGGTATCACCTAAATTATATGCCCATAATCCAGCGTTTGTAGAGACAATAATCACGTAGTTCACTCCCACTTCTACCTCTCCAATTGTTAACCGGGTTGGATTTTCATCAAAAAACTCTTCAGACTTTATAAACTCATAAAAGATTCCAGAATCCAGCTGAAGCAACATTCCTTTGTCCCCTTGTTTGTCCTGAAAGGCAAAAAACCCTTCAGAAGCAGGATATAGTTCTATACTATCTACTTTTCTTCCTATTAGATTTTCAAATTTAGCACGATAGGGTTCGTAGTTTACCCCACCATAAATAAACAGGTCGAAATTCTTGAACAAGTCTCCTACCTCTTTTCCAGTGTTTTGCTGCAACTTTTCAAAATACATTTGTACCCAAGATGGAATCCCGC
It encodes:
- a CDS encoding DUF6909 family protein, which translates into the protein MVNLKLMGRTRAQESTNAIERMYITMRHLFNRGFYKPMGISGETLRESLLTLRPEIYGTIAEEKVELDGLLYVIERLPVGIEQCRFINLTSDEGYANSHFKPIVPPKRRRNCYRIDEEQMNIEVTRGRSEIYDILTHLTFLFIESHKIMRRVIIDEEGSVTRDWMKLEAAVLKPSLTQNEREIALTHTANILGRTFKEVTTMYPKFMIPENEERFLEIIYWLGKLAIDETINNNKRIVTFSPVLRERLGHHIHGEIWADAIKQYLVENNLVHRPIHIISANMHSVMNTLFSPIALKEELMEKKPMEVYEELSNSGNGQLRNKVMKVALDNGMKFIEDASGTNIDVQVFDTAKIKNGFRSPKFSAKKNEEKPVIVVMDYAFGEQAYETMDELLKPYRYEEKEIHLNVDSVSIMGKAGILDGGKGDIMIPTAHLFEGTADNYPFYNELKKEDLEGNGIKVVDGSMITVLGTSLQNRDILKFFQESTWDVVGLEMEGVHYQKAIQAASRLRGNIKEDVKVRYAYYASDNPLVTGSTLASGGLGTTGVKPTYLITEKILEQIFNS
- a CDS encoding GH3 auxin-responsive promoter family protein, whose amino-acid sequence is MSIKSIAAKIFAQYIRNKIDKWASNPEATQKKVFKELLEKAKNTQFGLDHSFKDITNHKEFASKVPVRDYEELKMYVDKMVAGEENILWPGKPLYYAKTSGTTSGAKYIPLTKESMPTHINAARNAILCYIAETGKSKFVDGKMIFLQGSPELTEKNGVKLGRLSGIVAHFVPSYLQKNRLPSLKTNCIEDWETKVDAIVGETKDEDMTVISGIPSWVQMYFEKLQQNTGKEVGDLFKNFDLFIYGGVNYEPYRAKFENLIGRKVDSIELYPASEGFFAFQDKQGDKGMLLQLDSGIFYEFIKSEEFFDENPTRLTIGEVEVGVNYVIIVSTNAGLWAYNLGDTVQFTSVKPYKVIVSGRIKHFISAFGEHVIAKEVEQAMQEATKQTGARITEFTVAPQITPEGEQLPYHEWFVEFEKEPHDLQKFLEILDRSMQEQNSYYLDLIEGKILQQLKIKQIPENGFQQYMKSIGKLGGQNKLPRLSNDRKIAEVLEKI